From the genome of Thermococcus chitonophagus, one region includes:
- a CDS encoding radical SAM protein, translated as MRETPYYSYVVGELPEGCKYCVRGEKLVLFVTGVCPRNCFYCPLSPWRRKDVVYANERPVKSVKDIIEEAKIQDARGAGVTGGDPLARLSRTIEYIKALKEEFGKKFHIHLYTTGILADEKALQKLYDAGLDEIRFHPDLFEPNSKFLQREIENMKKAFDFSWDVGGEVPAVPGFGDRIKWFASLLDNMGGRFLNINELEFSETNLRNLLTRGYRPISDESSAIKGSLELGLEILEWGEKNTSLNYHLCTAKLKDAVQLRNRLIRMAKNVARPYMEITEDGTLRFGIAEYEDLEELYELLVEEAGVPEEWLYINWEKKRIEMPVEVAEELADAIEGDVKFYIVEEYPTWDRVEVERIPLN; from the coding sequence ATGAGAGAAACCCCATACTATTCGTACGTTGTTGGAGAGCTTCCAGAAGGGTGTAAGTACTGTGTTAGGGGGGAGAAGCTGGTTCTCTTTGTCACTGGTGTATGTCCCAGGAACTGCTTCTACTGTCCTTTAAGCCCTTGGAGGAGGAAAGATGTTGTTTATGCCAATGAGAGACCCGTTAAGTCAGTGAAAGATATAATAGAGGAAGCAAAGATTCAAGATGCCAGGGGAGCAGGAGTTACGGGAGGGGATCCCCTAGCAAGGCTCTCGAGGACTATTGAATACATAAAGGCTCTCAAGGAAGAATTTGGAAAAAAGTTTCACATCCACCTCTACACTACAGGAATTCTAGCCGATGAAAAAGCCCTACAGAAACTTTACGATGCTGGGTTGGATGAGATTAGGTTCCATCCGGACTTGTTTGAGCCAAATTCGAAGTTCCTGCAGAGGGAAATTGAAAATATGAAGAAGGCCTTTGACTTCTCATGGGACGTTGGAGGGGAAGTTCCAGCTGTTCCTGGCTTTGGAGACAGAATAAAATGGTTCGCTAGTCTCTTGGACAACATGGGAGGAAGGTTCCTTAACATAAACGAGCTCGAGTTCAGCGAGACTAACTTAAGGAACCTGCTTACGAGAGGATACAGGCCAATTAGTGATGAGAGTTCTGCGATAAAGGGCTCACTTGAGCTGGGCCTTGAGATATTAGAGTGGGGCGAGAAGAATACCTCACTGAACTACCACCTCTGCACGGCGAAGCTAAAGGATGCCGTCCAGCTCAGGAACAGGCTTATAAGGATGGCCAAGAACGTTGCAAGGCCCTACATGGAGATAACGGAGGACGGAACATTAAGGTTTGGAATAGCAGAGTACGAGGATCTCGAAGAGTTATACGAGTTACTCGTTGAGGAGGCAGGCGTTCCTGAAGAGTGGCTCTACATAAACTGGGAGAAAAAGAGGATAGAGATGCCCGTTGAAGTTGCCGAGGAGCTCGCGGATGCAATAGAGGGGGATGTTAAGTTCTACATAGTGGAGGAGTATCCGACTTGGGACAGGGTCGAAGTGGAGAGGATTCCACTCAATTAA
- a CDS encoding metal-dependent transcriptional regulator, with amino-acid sequence MVSKREEEYLEVMYLLQKNKGVIRVKDIARILHIKPPSVVDALKKLAEKGLVEYEKYDRILLTEEGRKIAEKTYSKHLLLTEFFTNVLGIPPEIAEEDACQFEHYVHDITIQRIKDFISYVQEHCPYVLKQFLKKVMEESEDTSKVTEVANEH; translated from the coding sequence GTGGTTTCAAAGAGGGAAGAGGAGTACTTAGAGGTCATGTACCTCCTTCAGAAAAATAAAGGCGTAATTAGGGTTAAAGACATAGCAAGGATCCTGCACATTAAGCCTCCAAGTGTTGTAGATGCTCTGAAAAAGCTTGCCGAAAAGGGTTTAGTTGAGTATGAAAAATACGACAGGATACTTCTAACGGAAGAGGGGAGGAAGATCGCGGAGAAAACGTATTCTAAGCATCTCCTCCTTACCGAGTTCTTTACCAACGTCCTGGGGATCCCTCCAGAGATTGCTGAGGAAGATGCATGCCAATTTGAGCATTACGTTCATGATATAACGATTCAAAGAATAAAGGATTTCATAAGTTATGTCCAAGAGCACTGTCCCTATGTGCTAAAACAGTTTCTAAAAAAGGTAATGGAAGAATCAGAAGACACCAGCAAGGTAACCGAAGTAGCCAACGAACACTAA
- a CDS encoding NCS2 family permease: MGWIEKYFEFEKYGTDLRTEILAGLTTFMTMAYILFVNPSILSVAMGKEAFDSLVAVTALAAGLTTILMGVYAKKPFALAPGMGLNAYFAFTVAPKYGWRVALAAVFVEGIIFIILSITKVRSAIIHAIPLSQKYAVGAGIGLFLTFIGLNDVGLLTAATTKEGVLQFTGLNAPALAKPEILLFLFGLFVAAILIGMRIKGALLISILATSIIGWITGVAPWPEKLFSMPTISYTFMKLDLHGLLNAGALGVVFAFFMVDFFDTLGTVTGLSAKAGFLTKEGKIPDAEKVLLTDAIGTTFGAILGTSTVTTYIESAAGIEEGGRTGFTAVVVGLLFLAIGLFIAPLAKAIPAFATAPALVIVGYYMMSAFKEVDFSDPTEAIPAFLVLITIPFTYSIADGIGVGFISYTLLKIFTGRWKEVHPLMYILALVFVGYFGYLAGVF; this comes from the coding sequence ATGGGCTGGATTGAAAAATACTTTGAGTTTGAGAAATATGGTACTGATCTTAGAACCGAGATCCTTGCCGGGTTGACTACCTTCATGACGATGGCATATATTCTCTTTGTTAATCCATCGATTCTCAGCGTTGCAATGGGAAAAGAAGCCTTTGATTCGCTCGTTGCAGTAACTGCCCTGGCAGCAGGACTAACGACTATCCTCATGGGTGTCTACGCCAAGAAGCCATTTGCCTTAGCCCCAGGAATGGGTCTCAACGCGTACTTTGCCTTCACAGTAGCTCCCAAGTACGGCTGGAGGGTAGCCTTAGCTGCGGTGTTCGTCGAGGGTATAATTTTCATCATCCTCAGCATAACCAAAGTCAGAAGTGCCATAATCCACGCAATTCCTCTGAGTCAAAAGTACGCCGTTGGTGCCGGTATAGGGCTGTTCTTGACTTTCATAGGCCTCAACGATGTTGGCCTTCTCACGGCGGCAACGACCAAGGAGGGAGTTCTCCAGTTCACGGGCCTTAACGCTCCAGCATTGGCAAAGCCCGAAATACTGCTGTTCCTCTTCGGTCTCTTCGTTGCGGCAATTCTCATTGGAATGAGGATCAAGGGAGCCCTGCTTATATCGATACTCGCGACGAGCATCATTGGCTGGATAACTGGGGTCGCTCCTTGGCCCGAGAAGCTGTTCTCAATGCCGACGATAAGCTACACCTTCATGAAGCTCGACCTCCACGGCCTGCTGAACGCTGGAGCCCTTGGAGTAGTGTTTGCATTCTTCATGGTAGACTTCTTCGACACTCTTGGAACAGTCACCGGTTTGAGCGCCAAGGCCGGGTTCCTGACTAAGGAAGGTAAAATCCCAGATGCAGAAAAGGTGCTCCTCACGGATGCGATAGGAACCACGTTCGGTGCAATACTCGGTACTTCAACAGTTACAACATACATCGAGAGTGCCGCAGGTATAGAGGAGGGAGGTAGAACGGGATTCACGGCAGTTGTAGTTGGCCTCCTATTCTTGGCTATAGGTCTCTTTATAGCACCCTTGGCAAAGGCCATCCCAGCGTTCGCAACGGCTCCTGCCCTAGTGATAGTCGGTTACTACATGATGAGCGCCTTCAAGGAGGTCGACTTCAGCGATCCAACCGAGGCAATTCCAGCGTTCCTCGTGTTGATAACGATACCGTTCACATACTCAATAGCCGATGGAATTGGCGTTGGTTTCATAAGCTACACCCTACTCAAGATATTCACCGGAAGGTGGAAGGAAGTACACCCACTGATGTACATCTTGGCTTTAGTGTTCGTTGGCTACTTCGGTTACCTTGCTGGTGTCTTCTGA
- the mtnP gene encoding S-methyl-5'-thioadenosine phosphorylase yields MPRIAVIGGSGVYDFPAEDKREEAVKTPYGEVTLTIGRIGEEEVAFLARHGKGHSIPPHKINYRANIWALYELGVERIIATSAVGSLNPNMKPGDFVILDQLMDFTVSRPRTFYDGEESPHDRKFVAHVDFTEPYCPEIRRALITAAKNLALPYHPRGTYVCTEGPRFETAAEIRAYRILGGDVVGMTQCPEAILARELEMCYASVAIVTNYAAGISHQKLTHTEVVELMQRKTKEIVSLIVHAIPLIPKERNCPCKDALKGATG; encoded by the coding sequence ATGCCCAGGATAGCCGTCATAGGAGGTTCTGGAGTCTACGACTTCCCTGCTGAGGATAAAAGGGAGGAAGCAGTGAAGACTCCATACGGTGAGGTGACTCTAACCATTGGAAGAATAGGTGAGGAAGAAGTAGCTTTCCTTGCTAGACACGGAAAGGGGCACTCAATCCCTCCCCACAAGATAAACTACAGGGCTAACATTTGGGCTCTCTACGAGCTCGGCGTTGAAAGGATTATTGCTACCTCAGCGGTTGGTTCCCTAAACCCGAACATGAAGCCTGGGGACTTCGTGATTCTTGATCAGCTCATGGACTTCACCGTTTCAAGGCCCAGGACGTTCTATGATGGGGAGGAAAGTCCCCACGATAGGAAGTTCGTTGCTCACGTTGACTTTACTGAACCTTACTGCCCTGAGATAAGAAGGGCGTTAATAACAGCCGCAAAGAATCTGGCACTCCCATACCACCCCAGGGGAACCTACGTCTGCACTGAAGGTCCTAGATTCGAGACTGCCGCAGAGATTAGGGCTTATAGAATCCTGGGCGGGGACGTTGTTGGAATGACCCAGTGCCCAGAGGCGATACTTGCGAGAGAACTCGAAATGTGCTATGCCAGCGTTGCGATAGTCACTAATTATGCCGCTGGAATAAGTCATCAAAAACTAACTCACACTGAAGTAGTTGAGCTAATGCAGAGAAAGACGAAGGAGATAGTTTCGTTGATAGTTCATGCAATTCCCCTCATACCCAAGGAGAGGAACTGCCCATGCAAAGATGCGCTTAAGGGGGCTACTGGATAA
- a CDS encoding glycosyltransferase family 39 protein, with amino-acid sequence MRRIKPELLWLLLISFVVNFMVVHDRRMPVGANGGDTIIHMAMIRGIFLGRNPFLDQHYNVYPNWYPFLYHLLMAFLAKVTHVSIWTLMIWTPLIFAVLMVFAWYRLGEEIDGGYGGVLLGSFSFLIMKSQLFPNPKALIPIFLPLLYLEVLRYQKTGKRKYLLYAGLLLGLMLWSHYGAAMPVFIGLLFYALLKSREDKLWILLPTIGGLLILPFVVNVLLHTEHGASLMVEGDWLNSLSLHATIRRILPPAWGIALLIPAVWKGKKCGPWDFIFFMLGIMGVVNVLPSILFLFTGIKIFPSRFVIPLHYTYLLAYFCGVMSIFEEIKAGKFVVFGVSAILLTYGSLSFVDYNFHNPSTFYAFPTYTYVDFEKLAENYTKGLVKVSRWINENTNSNDYLIGHPYTLEWIAGFTGRPIVAVTFGHGNPFLNMEQRRKEIELFFTKPSERSKIIKKYEIKYVILGPYVKWAYNVTIKDFEGDSNFRIIFHWWEFYILKVEG; translated from the coding sequence ATGAGAAGAATAAAACCAGAGTTGCTTTGGCTTTTACTGATTTCATTTGTTGTGAACTTTATGGTTGTCCATGACCGGAGAATGCCAGTCGGGGCTAATGGTGGAGATACTATAATCCACATGGCAATGATTAGGGGGATTTTCCTCGGCAGAAATCCTTTCCTCGACCAGCACTACAACGTCTATCCAAACTGGTACCCCTTCCTTTACCACCTTCTTATGGCATTCTTAGCAAAAGTTACTCACGTTTCTATCTGGACCCTCATGATCTGGACTCCGCTGATCTTTGCCGTGTTGATGGTCTTTGCATGGTACAGGCTTGGAGAGGAAATTGATGGAGGATATGGTGGAGTTTTGTTGGGTTCGTTTTCATTCCTGATAATGAAATCGCAGCTTTTCCCAAATCCTAAGGCCCTAATTCCAATTTTCCTCCCCTTGTTGTACTTGGAAGTTCTCAGGTACCAAAAGACTGGAAAAAGAAAATACCTCCTTTATGCAGGCTTGTTGCTGGGTCTAATGCTGTGGAGCCACTATGGGGCCGCTATGCCAGTTTTCATTGGGTTGCTTTTCTATGCCCTTCTTAAATCCAGGGAAGATAAATTGTGGATACTTCTTCCTACCATAGGAGGCTTGTTAATTTTGCCGTTTGTCGTTAACGTTCTCTTACACACTGAACATGGGGCATCCCTGATGGTTGAAGGTGATTGGCTAAACTCCCTCTCCCTCCACGCCACAATAAGAAGAATACTTCCTCCAGCTTGGGGGATAGCCCTCTTGATACCAGCAGTGTGGAAGGGCAAGAAATGTGGGCCTTGGGATTTCATATTTTTCATGCTCGGGATCATGGGAGTAGTTAACGTGCTCCCATCGATTCTGTTCCTCTTTACTGGAATCAAGATATTTCCATCTCGATTTGTGATTCCTCTTCACTATACCTACCTACTTGCGTATTTCTGTGGTGTGATGAGTATTTTTGAGGAAATCAAAGCTGGAAAGTTTGTAGTGTTTGGAGTTTCGGCAATACTACTGACTTATGGTTCACTTTCCTTTGTTGACTACAACTTTCACAATCCAAGTACTTTCTATGCCTTCCCGACGTACACTTATGTAGATTTCGAGAAATTGGCTGAAAACTATACAAAGGGCTTAGTAAAGGTCTCTAGATGGATCAACGAAAATACTAATAGTAACGACTATTTAATTGGTCATCCCTACACTCTAGAATGGATTGCAGGCTTTACTGGACGGCCTATAGTGGCTGTAACATTTGGGCACGGAAATCCCTTTTTGAACATGGAGCAACGAAGGAAGGAGATTGAATTATTTTTCACAAAGCCTAGCGAAAGATCAAAGATTATTAAGAAATATGAAATCAAATACGTAATTTTGGGCCCCTATGTAAAATGGGCTTACAATGTCACAATTAAGGATTTTGAGGGAGATAGCAATTTTAGGATTATATTCCACTGGTGGGAATTTTACATCTTGAAAGTGGAGGGTTGA
- a CDS encoding amidohydrolase, with amino-acid sequence MRALVNGTIYTSFNPVKKVSGIVVANGRVIYAGEGEVARRIVELTGGGVVDLKGKFVMPAFFDSHLHLDELGMSLEMVNLRGTTSIEELVGKLRASSARVVFGFGWDQDELGRWPTRDDLDAIDRPVFIYRKCFHVAVANSKMLELLNLKSSEDFDESTGLIKEKALEEARKVINEKVLSVDDYAHYILRAQEHLLNLGVRSVDFMSVNDKAFKALFRLESEGKLGINVFAYINPELLDKLESLGLGRFEGKRLVIAGVKLFTDGSLGARTALLSKPYSDDPSTSGQLVTEKKELVEVIERAKALDLDVAIHAIGDKALDIALDAFEEAGFSGRIEHASVVRDDQLERIRDLGVRLSVQPHFIISDWWIVDRVGEERARWVYRFKTLSRYTELGFSTDAPIEPADPWLTVDAAVNRGKGRVRLYELTKDESLSVSEALHFYTYGSAKISLGKDIGKLEPGFKADYIVLDRDPLKLP; translated from the coding sequence ATGAGAGCTCTAGTTAACGGCACAATATATACCTCCTTCAACCCGGTAAAGAAGGTTTCAGGTATTGTAGTTGCCAATGGCAGGGTAATATACGCTGGAGAAGGGGAAGTGGCAAGGAGAATCGTTGAATTGACAGGTGGTGGAGTTGTTGACTTAAAAGGAAAGTTCGTCATGCCAGCGTTCTTTGACTCCCACCTGCATTTGGACGAGCTTGGGATGAGCCTTGAAATGGTCAATCTGAGAGGAACTACATCTATCGAGGAGCTTGTAGGTAAACTTAGGGCTTCAAGCGCGAGGGTAGTCTTTGGCTTCGGCTGGGATCAGGACGAGCTCGGCAGGTGGCCTACGAGGGATGACCTTGATGCTATCGATAGGCCAGTCTTCATATACAGGAAGTGCTTTCACGTTGCCGTGGCCAACTCTAAGATGCTTGAGCTACTAAACCTAAAGTCTTCAGAGGATTTTGACGAGTCTACAGGGCTGATAAAGGAGAAAGCCCTTGAGGAGGCCAGGAAGGTCATAAACGAGAAAGTCCTGTCGGTTGATGACTACGCTCACTACATTCTAAGGGCCCAGGAACACCTGCTTAACCTAGGAGTCCGCTCCGTGGACTTTATGAGCGTTAATGATAAAGCTTTCAAAGCACTATTCAGACTTGAGAGTGAAGGTAAGCTGGGAATTAATGTTTTTGCCTACATAAATCCAGAGTTGCTCGACAAGCTTGAGTCCCTTGGCTTGGGAAGGTTTGAGGGGAAAAGGTTGGTAATAGCTGGAGTTAAGCTATTCACGGACGGAAGCTTAGGGGCAAGGACCGCCCTTCTTAGTAAGCCGTACTCGGACGATCCCTCAACATCCGGCCAGCTCGTTACAGAGAAGAAGGAGCTCGTAGAGGTAATTGAGAGGGCTAAAGCTTTGGATTTGGACGTTGCTATTCATGCCATCGGTGATAAGGCTCTCGACATTGCCTTGGATGCTTTTGAAGAGGCAGGATTCTCGGGAAGGATAGAGCATGCATCAGTAGTCCGGGATGACCAGCTTGAGAGGATTAGAGATTTAGGGGTTAGGCTTTCAGTTCAGCCCCACTTCATAATAAGTGACTGGTGGATTGTGGACAGGGTCGGAGAGGAGAGGGCTAGGTGGGTGTACAGATTCAAAACCTTAAGCAGGTACACTGAGCTCGGGTTCAGTACGGATGCCCCAATAGAACCTGCTGATCCGTGGTTGACGGTAGATGCTGCAGTGAACAGAGGTAAGGGGAGAGTCAGACTGTATGAGCTGACAAAAGATGAGTCTCTCTCAGTGAGTGAAGCATTGCACTTCTATACCTACGGCTCAGCAAAAATATCACTAGGTAAGGATATAGGGAAGCTTGAGCCTGGGTTTAAGGCGGATTACATAGTATTGGACAGGGATCCTCTAAAGTTGCCTTAA
- the iorA gene encoding indolepyruvate ferredoxin oxidoreductase subunit alpha, which yields MKKLLMGNEAIAHGALEAGIAFATGYPGTPSTEVIETIARLRPEVFAEWAPNEKVALEEAAGVSYAGLRSLVTMKCVGLNVAADPLMSLAYSGVEGGLVILVADDPGPHTSQTEQDDRYYGKISLLPVLEPYDPQEAHDLIIYAYELSEKYKVPVIFRTTTRVNHTTADVEVGEFKELKREPKFKKDIERYVRASMEGNRRRHQWLNKTLKKIEEEFNSMPFNWIEGEGKIGIIVEGAPYNYVKEVIPSLGESFKILKLSTPHPLPRRLVLDFLRSVEEVIVIEEGAPFLEEEVKVVAYEEGLKVPIYGKRTGHLPLEGELNPRLVKNALLKILGREKEEVEIPQEVREAEALAPKRPPVMCPGCPHRGSYRALLDALRELGFGKFDVPVHGDIGCYALSLLPPLEAIWTEFVMGASISLANGQSIVMGKKIVATIGDSTFFHNGIQPLIDAVYKNLDVLVLILDNRTTAMTGHQPHPGTGGSETGRKFQEIDIEALVKAIGVKYVKTVDPYDLKATKEAIKEAMKVKGPAVIIAKRECVIPVIRRGEIGEIPVVIEGKCTGCKACILLTGCPALVYDPETRKVKIDSLICTGCGICNQTCPFDAIKFPSEIEKS from the coding sequence GTGAAGAAGCTACTCATGGGAAATGAGGCGATAGCTCATGGGGCGTTGGAAGCTGGAATCGCGTTCGCTACCGGTTACCCTGGGACGCCCTCAACGGAGGTTATTGAAACGATAGCGAGGTTAAGGCCGGAAGTTTTTGCTGAATGGGCACCAAACGAGAAGGTAGCTTTGGAGGAAGCTGCTGGAGTTTCTTATGCTGGACTTAGGAGCTTAGTTACCATGAAGTGTGTGGGCTTAAACGTTGCGGCCGATCCTCTAATGAGCCTCGCCTATTCTGGAGTCGAAGGAGGGCTTGTAATTTTGGTGGCCGATGATCCTGGGCCCCACACAAGCCAGACTGAGCAGGATGACAGATACTATGGAAAAATATCGCTTCTCCCTGTTCTAGAGCCATACGACCCCCAGGAAGCCCACGATTTAATAATCTACGCCTATGAGCTGAGCGAGAAGTATAAAGTCCCCGTTATATTTAGGACAACTACAAGAGTTAACCACACCACTGCTGACGTTGAGGTCGGAGAGTTCAAAGAATTGAAGAGGGAACCGAAGTTCAAGAAGGACATAGAGAGGTACGTGAGGGCTAGTATGGAAGGTAACAGGAGAAGGCATCAATGGCTCAACAAAACCCTGAAGAAGATCGAGGAGGAGTTCAACTCAATGCCCTTTAACTGGATCGAGGGCGAAGGGAAAATAGGGATAATAGTGGAGGGGGCACCCTACAACTACGTTAAAGAAGTAATACCGTCCCTTGGTGAGAGCTTTAAGATACTCAAGCTCTCAACCCCGCACCCTCTCCCAAGGAGGCTCGTTCTCGACTTCCTCAGGAGTGTTGAGGAGGTAATAGTGATCGAAGAGGGAGCACCCTTCTTGGAGGAAGAGGTTAAAGTAGTGGCATATGAGGAGGGCCTGAAAGTTCCGATATATGGAAAAAGAACCGGACACCTGCCCTTAGAGGGAGAGCTTAATCCGAGGCTGGTAAAAAATGCCCTATTAAAGATCTTGGGGAGGGAGAAGGAAGAGGTAGAGATACCCCAGGAGGTAAGAGAAGCGGAAGCATTAGCCCCAAAGAGGCCCCCGGTTATGTGCCCCGGCTGTCCCCACAGAGGCAGCTACAGGGCATTACTGGACGCCCTAAGAGAGCTTGGCTTCGGAAAGTTCGACGTTCCGGTTCACGGCGACATAGGCTGTTACGCTCTCTCACTCCTACCACCGCTTGAGGCTATATGGACTGAGTTCGTCATGGGTGCCAGCATAAGCCTCGCCAACGGCCAGAGCATAGTTATGGGCAAGAAGATAGTCGCAACGATAGGTGATTCAACCTTCTTCCATAACGGGATCCAGCCCCTAATAGATGCAGTCTACAAGAACCTTGACGTCCTGGTTCTAATCCTCGATAATAGAACCACAGCAATGACAGGCCATCAGCCCCACCCAGGAACTGGCGGCAGTGAGACTGGAAGGAAGTTCCAGGAGATAGACATCGAAGCTTTGGTCAAGGCTATCGGAGTCAAGTACGTTAAAACTGTCGACCCATACGATCTCAAGGCAACAAAGGAAGCCATAAAGGAGGCCATGAAGGTTAAGGGACCAGCCGTGATAATAGCGAAGAGGGAGTGCGTAATTCCGGTAATCAGGAGAGGGGAGATAGGAGAGATACCAGTAGTAATTGAGGGCAAGTGTACGGGCTGCAAGGCGTGTATTCTTCTGACTGGCTGTCCAGCATTGGTTTATGACCCAGAAACGAGGAAGGTAAAGATAGACAGCTTGATATGTACGGGTTGCGGAATTTGCAACCAGACATGCCCATTTGATGCCATAAAGTTCCCTAGTGAAATCGAAAAATCTTAG
- the aor gene encoding aldehyde ferredoxin oxidoreductase has translation MYGYWGKILRVNLSDGTIKEEKFDESFAKKWLGTRGFGIYYLLKEMDPKVDPFSPENKLIFATGPLTGTSAPTGGRYMVITKSPLTGYIAMANSGGYFGAELKFAGWDAIIVEGKADHPVYIYINEDSVEIRDASHLWGKLVSETEEKLKEEVGDKNVQIASIGPAGENKVRFAAVMNNGHRAAGRGGVGAVMGSKNLKAIVVRGRKRVEVADKGKFMEVVREKIEKLKKDPVAGGGLPKYGTAVLVNIINENGLYPTRNFQTGVFKYAYEQSGEAMAAKYLVRNKPCFACPIGCGRVNKLPTLGETEGPEYESTWALGANLGINDLAAIIEANHFADEYGMDTISLGGTLATAMELYERGLLKQEDIGGDNAPPFRFGNTEVLHYWIHKIATREGFGDILAEGGYRLAEKFNGLEYFMGVKKQELPAYDPRGAEGHGLGYATNNRGGCHIKQYMISPEILGYPYKMDPHDISDEKVKMVILFQDLTALIDAAGLCVFTTFGLGADDYRDLLNAALGWDFSTEDYLKIGERIWNAERLFNLKAGLDPLKEDTLPKRLLEEPMPEGPHKGHVVRLKEMLPRYYKFRGWTEDGRIPEEKLKELELEEFM, from the coding sequence ATGTATGGGTATTGGGGCAAGATTCTAAGAGTAAACCTTTCTGATGGGACAATTAAGGAAGAGAAGTTCGATGAGAGCTTCGCTAAGAAATGGCTTGGCACTAGAGGGTTTGGAATCTACTACCTTCTCAAGGAAATGGATCCAAAGGTCGACCCCTTCAGCCCCGAGAACAAGCTTATATTTGCAACGGGCCCGCTAACGGGAACCTCCGCTCCAACGGGCGGAAGATACATGGTGATAACCAAGAGTCCTCTAACTGGATACATTGCCATGGCAAATTCTGGAGGATATTTTGGTGCCGAACTCAAGTTTGCAGGCTGGGATGCTATCATAGTTGAGGGAAAGGCTGATCATCCAGTGTACATTTACATCAATGAAGATAGCGTTGAGATAAGGGACGCCTCTCATTTGTGGGGCAAGCTCGTAAGCGAGACGGAAGAGAAGCTGAAGGAAGAAGTTGGAGATAAGAACGTTCAGATAGCCTCCATTGGACCGGCTGGAGAGAACAAGGTTAGATTTGCAGCTGTTATGAACAACGGCCACAGGGCCGCGGGAAGAGGTGGGGTTGGAGCTGTAATGGGAAGCAAGAACCTCAAGGCAATAGTAGTTAGGGGACGCAAGAGAGTTGAAGTCGCTGACAAAGGGAAGTTCATGGAGGTAGTCAGAGAGAAGATTGAAAAGCTAAAGAAGGACCCCGTTGCTGGTGGAGGGTTACCCAAGTACGGAACCGCCGTTCTAGTGAACATAATTAACGAGAACGGACTTTATCCAACGAGGAACTTCCAGACTGGAGTGTTTAAATACGCTTATGAGCAGAGCGGCGAGGCAATGGCCGCCAAGTACTTGGTTAGGAACAAGCCGTGCTTTGCCTGCCCAATAGGCTGTGGAAGGGTCAACAAGCTACCAACCCTAGGAGAAACCGAGGGGCCGGAGTACGAGAGCACATGGGCCCTTGGTGCTAACCTTGGGATCAACGATCTAGCTGCAATAATTGAAGCTAACCACTTTGCTGATGAGTACGGAATGGACACAATAAGCCTCGGTGGAACTTTAGCGACGGCAATGGAGCTTTATGAGAGAGGCTTACTCAAGCAGGAAGATATTGGAGGAGACAACGCTCCACCCTTCAGGTTCGGCAACACTGAAGTGCTACACTACTGGATCCACAAGATAGCGACTAGAGAAGGCTTCGGAGATATTCTTGCTGAGGGAGGCTACAGGTTGGCTGAGAAGTTCAATGGTCTCGAGTACTTCATGGGAGTTAAGAAGCAGGAACTTCCAGCCTATGATCCGAGGGGTGCAGAAGGACACGGACTGGGTTACGCGACCAACAACAGGGGAGGATGTCACATCAAGCAGTACATGATCAGCCCTGAAATCCTGGGCTACCCATATAAGATGGATCCTCACGACATAAGCGACGAGAAGGTCAAGATGGTTATCCTATTCCAAGACCTCACAGCTTTAATTGATGCCGCAGGCCTCTGTGTCTTCACGACGTTTGGATTAGGTGCTGATGACTACAGGGATCTCCTAAATGCGGCACTTGGCTGGGACTTCTCAACCGAGGATTATCTTAAGATAGGAGAGAGAATATGGAACGCTGAGAGGCTATTCAACCTTAAAGCCGGCCTTGACCCACTCAAGGAAGACACACTACCTAAGAGGCTCCTTGAAGAGCCAATGCCAGAAGGGCCACACAAGGGACACGTCGTCAGGCTTAAGGAGATGCTACCAAGGTACTATAAGTTCAGAGGATGGACAGAAGACGGAAGGATTCCAGAAGAGAAGCTCAAGGAGCTTGAGCTTGAGGAGTTTATGTGA